The Megalops cyprinoides isolate fMegCyp1 chromosome 10, fMegCyp1.pri, whole genome shotgun sequence genome window below encodes:
- the si:ch211-197h24.6 gene encoding uncharacterized protein si:ch211-197h24.6, whose product MEGNAASAGNAGPPPAKKFKNGGIKKRQQLGDIVFTTKSGAIQTIPSLEKRLATVTEPVIGLQFVWEYRSPSKSVPPHYQCRLCKVQRLQNEMLAHVKGWKHSFRYMKKNHPDKVPQEEEEAVKDPAIRKAAKESAAEVEKAEGRGKLKVLLKEPFDIAAFQGMRSAMMKPKMGGPAGPVGPSPGRFPGGFPEPMFPGDFPPRGMHPDFPMGMPMRRLPGDMPMGGFPDNMPMQRHGASPGRPFQGSMPMRMPGDDMAMKMRDSDLGMRRYPDEMPMRMNSDGFGMGPRNASPGRPYPDEFPSSGLGGSSDRMMSNMPKGPEGNSHPATLLKYLDTFRIENENDAQLVLKVTQKLTDLLMEYRLRSVSSGSTLKSTSNSMSSMNFSSSRLPSGGDRYSGNLSGPSRFYN is encoded by the exons ATGGAAGGTAATGCAGCTAGTGCGGGTAACGCGGGTCCCCCACCAGCGAAGAAATTTAAGAACGGAGGCATCAAG AAAAGGCAGCAGCTCGGTGACATAG TGTTTACAACCAAAAGTGGTGCCATCCAGACCATCCCATCCCTGGAGAAGAGGCTGGCTACAGTGACTGAACCTGTGATTG GTCTGCAGTTTGTGTGGGAGTACCGCAGCCCCAGCAAGTCCGTCCCTCCGCACTACCAGTGCAGGCTGTGCAAGGTTCAGAGGTTGCAGAATGAGATGCTGGCCCATGTCAAGGGCTGGAAGCACAGCTTCAGATACATG aAAAAGAATCATCCCGACAAGGTtccccaggaggaggaggaggcggtcAAGGACCCGGCAATACGCAAGGCAGCCAAGGAAAGTGCCGCAGAGGTGGAGAAGGCTGAAGGAAGGGGGAAACTTAAG GTATTGTTGAAGGAGCCATTTGACATCGCCGCTTTCCAAGGAATGC GGTCTGCTATGATGAAGCCTAAGATGGGCGGCCCAGCTGGCCCAGTAGGACCCAGCCCAG GCCGGTTCCCAGGAGGATTCCCAGAGCCCATGTTCCCTGGAGACTTCCCTCCCCGAGGCATGCACCCAGACTTCCCCATGGGCATGCCCATGCGGAGGCTCCCTGGCGACATGCCCATGGGCGGCTTCCCTGACAATATGCCCATGCAGCGCCATGGCGCCAGCCCTGGGCGCCCCTTCCAGGGCAGCATGCCCATGCGGATGCCCGGCGACGACATGGCTATGAAGATGCGGGATAGCGACTTGGGCATGAGGAGGTACCCGGACGAGATGCCTATGAGGATGAACAGCGATGGCTTCGGCATGGGCCCACGCAACGCCAGCCCCGGGCGACCCTACCCAGATGAGTTCCCCAGCAGTGGGCTCGGTGGCTCCAGTGACAGGATGATGTCAAACATGCCCAAGGGCCCTGAAGGCAACAGTCATCCCGCCACTTTGTTGAAGTACCTG GACACATTCCGCATTGAGAATGAAAATGACGCCCAGTTGGTGCTGAAGGTGACTCAGAAACTGACAGATCTCCTGATGGAATACCGGCTCAGGAGCGTGTCATCG GGCTCCACTCTGAAAAGCACTTCTAACTCCATGAGCTCCATGAacttctccagctccaggttACCAAGTGGAGGAGATAGGTACTCTGGGAATCTGTCAG GGCCATCCAGATTCTACAACTGA
- the rbm12ba gene encoding RNA binding motif protein 12Ba, giving the protein MVVLRLQGLSIEAGSEDIRRFFDGLHIPNGGVHIIGGSLGEAFIIFATEKDAQLALKRSGSLLRGSRVVLFMSSKTELQNKMASSLKQYKYPEKGPERKPEEIVKACTSDPAAAFLLGLVSAIRELHAEQEGSKAISPANSVQKTSDYIAIPMEQQKQRATSSQNSRYLRLHGLPKSVTKHEVRQFFRGLEVQDVIVDVRIGGHYGTLVKFTREQDALKGLKYDGQNMAFNCVKVREASEDIWLSAVEECRKSLNGRQRNVSPGLKRMRPEDRSRSRSPKRHLPHSLSPSNDLCVMLQNIPPKTTKTQIKELFGCSYLPSNRVLHLLDEVGHRTSTAFIEFDQVDDYYSAMKLNGCKFGSRFINVSGITKEKMRAMIRASKYVPPIDIEGAINEQPSYEKTRERSYSSQTYIYVRNLPADVRKVEVKDFFCKFPVSQDHITLLCDRQGMGIGEALVRFASEDIAKMAESLHGQNFLGTRVLLTRITRQQMEDLLHKTH; this is encoded by the coding sequence ATGGTAGTCCTACGGTTGCAGGGGCTAAGCATTGAAGCGGGATCCGAGGATATACGCAGATTCTTCGATGGATTACACATCCCCAATGGCGGGGTACACATTATCGGTGGAAGTCTAGGTGAAGCATTTATCATATTTGCAACTGAAAAAGACGCACAGCTTGCGTTAAAGCGTTCAGGGAGCTTACTAAGAGGGTCGCGGGTAGTTCTCTTTATGAGTAGTAAGACAGAGTTGCAGAACAAGATGGCATCCagtttaaaacaatacaaataccCAGAAAAAGGGCCTGAAAGAAAACCAGAAGAAATCGTTAAAGCATGCACATCTGACCCTGCGGCAGCTTTTTTGCTCGGTTTGGTTTCAGCTATCCGAGAACTGCATGCAGAACAGGAGGGGTCAAAGGCAATATCACCAGCGAATAGTGTTCAGAAGACCTCTGACTATATCGCTATCCCTATGGAGCAACAGAAGCAGAGGGCTACCTCTAGCCAGAACAGCCGTTACTTAAGGCTGCACGGTTTGCCAAAATCGGTCACTAAACACGAGGTTCGCCAGTTCTTCAGAGGACTCGAAGTTCAAGATGTAATTGTCGATGTCAGGATTGGTGGCCACTATGGCACCTTAGTGAAATTCACCAGAGAGCAAGATGCTTTAAAGGGGCTGAAATACGACGGCCAAAATATGGCATTCAATTGCGTTAAAGTGAGGGAGGCATCGGAGGACATCTGGCTCAGTGCGGTCGAGGAGTGCAGAAAGTCCCTGAATGGAAGACAGAGAAATGTGTCTCCCGGCCTGAAGAGAATGCGTCCTGAAGATCGTTCAAGATCACGGTCACCGAAGAGACACCTACCACACTCGCTCTCCCCTAGTAACGACCTCTGTGTGATGTTACAAAATATACCCCCGAAAACAACGAAGACTCAGATTAAAGAGTTATTTGGATGTTCGTACCTCCCAAGCAACAGGGTTTTACATTTGTTAGACGAAGTGGGCCACAGAACCAGCACGGCGTTCATTGAATTCGACCAAGTGGATGACTATTACTCTGCAATGAAGCTTAACGGATGCAAATTCGGCTCCCGCTTTATAAATGTCTCTGGGATCACAAAGGAAAAGATGAGGGCGATGATCAGGGCGAGCAAATATGTTCCACCGATAGACATCGAGGGGGCTATTAATGAACAACCTAGTTACgaaaaaacaagagagagatCTTACTCCTCACAAACGTACATATACGTGCGAAATCTGCCAGCTGACGTCCGAAAGGTAGAAGTAAAAgattttttctgtaaatttccCGTTTCTCAAGATCACATCACCTTGCTTTGTGATCGGCAAGGAATGGGAATTGGGGAGGCGCTGGTGAGATTCGCCTCTGAGGACATTGCAAAAATGGCTGAAAGTCTGCACGGGCAAAACTTTCTTGGAACACGCGTGCTGCTGACGCGTATAACAAGACAACAAATGGAGGATTTGTTGCACAAGACTCACTGA